A genomic region of Catenulispora sp. MAP5-51 contains the following coding sequences:
- a CDS encoding arabinofuranosidase catalytic domain-containing protein, giving the protein MRSSPPARLPDLSADHRSRLWHRLAMSLGAVVVLLLGVLTVGPAARAAGTQEPCDIYASAGTPCVAAHSTVRALYASYNGPLYQVRRASDGATTNIGPTSAGGYANSDAQDVFCVQTACTITVIYDQSPQHNNLTIEGGGGANPNADVAANANAAHITVNGNKAYGVYVGPGVGYRDDSTSAIPTGGQAQGAYMVASGTHVNSGCCFDYGNAETNNRDNGNGHMEAVNLGTSCWASPCTGSGPWITGDLENGLYMGAGSNPSNTGNNSQFVTAMLKSNNQTTFEIEGGNSQSGGLTTWYNGSLPPNGYTPMSLEGAIVLGTGGDNSNGSIGTFFEGVMTAGVPSDSADAAVQANIVAQGYSGNSGGSPQSSGGTITLAGGQCVDVLGDDSGGDLTHVNLWSCQSGAIDQHWTHNSDGSLETLGRCLDIDGDGTAVGTKVELWDCNGVGGQKWIQQGNGSLLNPQSGLCLDDPSGNTANGTQLQIYTCNGTTAQAFSVNGGGTVNAPGSKCVDVTGDDNGGDLALVQLWNCQPYAADQHWYHNSNGSLETLGRCLDIDGDGTAVGTKVELWDCNGVGGQVWQQQSNGSLLNPQSGLCLDDPSGNTANGTQLQIYTCNGTAAQKFALT; this is encoded by the coding sequence ATGCGTTCATCTCCACCTGCCCGTCTGCCCGATCTGAGCGCGGACCATCGGTCCCGCCTGTGGCATCGCCTCGCGATGTCCCTCGGCGCGGTCGTGGTCCTCCTGCTCGGCGTCCTCACCGTCGGACCCGCGGCCCGAGCCGCGGGAACCCAAGAGCCCTGCGACATCTACGCCTCCGCGGGAACACCGTGCGTGGCGGCGCACAGCACGGTTCGCGCGCTCTACGCGTCCTACAACGGGCCGCTCTACCAGGTGCGGCGTGCGTCCGACGGCGCCACCACCAACATCGGCCCCACCTCGGCCGGCGGTTATGCGAACTCTGACGCGCAGGACGTGTTCTGCGTGCAGACCGCCTGCACCATCACCGTCATCTACGACCAGTCTCCGCAGCACAACAACCTGACGATCGAGGGCGGAGGCGGCGCGAACCCGAACGCCGACGTCGCCGCGAACGCCAACGCCGCGCACATCACGGTCAACGGCAACAAGGCCTACGGCGTGTACGTCGGCCCCGGCGTCGGCTACCGCGACGACAGCACCTCCGCGATCCCGACCGGCGGCCAGGCGCAGGGCGCGTACATGGTCGCCAGCGGCACGCACGTCAACAGCGGCTGCTGCTTCGACTACGGCAACGCCGAGACCAACAACCGGGACAACGGGAACGGCCACATGGAGGCGGTGAACCTCGGCACCAGCTGCTGGGCCTCGCCGTGCACCGGCAGCGGGCCGTGGATCACCGGCGACCTGGAGAACGGCCTGTACATGGGCGCCGGCTCGAACCCGTCGAACACCGGCAACAACAGCCAGTTCGTCACGGCGATGCTCAAGAGCAACAACCAGACCACCTTCGAGATCGAAGGCGGCAACTCCCAATCCGGGGGTCTGACGACCTGGTACAACGGATCGCTGCCACCGAACGGCTACACGCCGATGTCGCTGGAGGGCGCCATCGTGCTGGGCACCGGCGGCGACAACAGCAACGGCTCGATCGGCACCTTCTTCGAAGGCGTGATGACCGCCGGCGTCCCGAGCGATTCCGCCGACGCGGCCGTGCAGGCGAACATCGTCGCGCAGGGCTACAGCGGCAACAGCGGCGGCAGCCCGCAGTCCTCCGGCGGCACCATCACCCTGGCCGGCGGCCAGTGTGTGGATGTCCTCGGCGACGACTCCGGCGGCGACCTGACGCACGTGAACCTGTGGAGCTGCCAGTCCGGCGCCATCGACCAGCACTGGACGCACAACTCCGACGGCTCGCTGGAGACCCTGGGCCGCTGCCTGGACATCGACGGCGACGGCACCGCGGTCGGCACCAAGGTCGAGCTGTGGGACTGCAACGGCGTCGGCGGCCAGAAGTGGATCCAGCAGGGCAACGGCTCGCTGCTGAACCCGCAATCAGGGCTCTGTCTCGATGACCCGAGCGGCAACACCGCCAACGGTACGCAGCTGCAGATCTACACCTGCAACGGCACCACCGCGCAGGCGTTCTCGGTCAACGGCGGCGGCACGGTCAACGCTCCCGGCAGCAAGTGCGTGGACGTCACCGGCGACGACAACGGCGGGGACCTGGCACTGGTCCAGCTGTGGAACTGCCAGCCCTACGCGGCCGACCAGCACTGGTACCACAACTCGAACGGCTCGCTGGAGACCCTGGGCCGCTGCCTGGACATCGACGGCGACGGCACCGCGGTCGGCACCAAGGTCGAGCTGTGGGACTGCAACGGCGTCGGCGGCCAGGTCTGGCAGCAGCAGAGCAACGGCTCCCTGCTGAACCCGCAGTCGGGCCTGTGCCTGGACGACCCGAGCGGCAACACCGCCAACGGCACGCAGCTGCAGATCTACACCTGCAACGGCACCGCGGCGCAGAAGTTCGCGCTGACGTAG
- a CDS encoding LacI family DNA-binding transcriptional regulator, whose amino-acid sequence MTRRRPGPPEPGPAAASLKSIADEVGVSVSTVSRAFTRPEMIGERTRHRILSVAERVGYQPNRSARGLATGRTAVLGLLVPDIANPFFPPLVRAAENRADEAGYAVLLADTDEHAEREHRLMRETLSRADGLVLCSPRSATAPIKEIAARRPVVLVNRTIPGVASVVCSVDTGVGALMEHLHALGHRDLVYLGGPASSWSDKEKRGCVRRHAERLGLTVEVLGPYPPSFEGGLAAAEAVARHAATAALACDDVVALGTIRGLTERGHDVPGSVSVAGCDDVLFAGMTAPALTTIAMPNELAGRTAVDLLLDRLADPGRARQVVLPSSFVARDSTGPRGAGR is encoded by the coding sequence ATGACCCGGCGACGGCCCGGACCCCCCGAGCCCGGCCCGGCCGCGGCGTCCCTGAAAAGCATCGCCGACGAGGTCGGGGTCTCGGTCTCCACGGTCTCGCGGGCCTTCACCCGCCCCGAGATGATCGGCGAGCGGACCCGGCACCGGATCCTGTCGGTCGCCGAGCGCGTGGGCTACCAGCCGAACCGCTCGGCCCGCGGCCTGGCCACCGGGCGCACCGCGGTCCTGGGCCTGCTGGTCCCGGACATCGCCAACCCCTTCTTCCCCCCGCTGGTCCGCGCGGCCGAGAACCGGGCCGACGAGGCCGGCTACGCCGTCCTGCTCGCCGACACCGACGAACACGCCGAGCGCGAACACCGCCTGATGCGCGAGACGCTCAGCCGGGCGGACGGTCTGGTGCTGTGCTCCCCGCGCTCGGCGACGGCGCCGATCAAGGAGATCGCCGCCCGGCGCCCGGTGGTCCTGGTCAACCGCACCATCCCCGGCGTGGCCTCGGTGGTCTGCAGCGTGGACACCGGTGTCGGGGCCCTGATGGAGCACCTGCACGCCCTGGGCCACCGCGACCTGGTGTACCTGGGAGGCCCGGCCTCGTCCTGGTCGGACAAGGAGAAGCGCGGCTGTGTGCGGCGCCACGCGGAACGGCTGGGCCTGACGGTCGAGGTGCTGGGCCCCTACCCGCCGAGCTTCGAAGGCGGCCTGGCCGCCGCCGAGGCGGTGGCGCGGCACGCCGCGACAGCGGCGCTGGCCTGCGACGACGTCGTGGCGCTGGGCACCATCCGCGGGCTGACCGAGCGCGGGCACGACGTGCCGGGCTCGGTGAGCGTCGCAGGGTGCGACGACGTGCTGTTCGCCGGCATGACGGCACCAGCGCTGACCACGATCGCGATGCCGAACGAGCTCGCCGGACGCACGGCGGTGGATCTGCTGCTGGACCGGTTGGCCGATCCGGGGCGGGCGCGGCAGGTGGTGCTGCCGAGTTCGTTCGTCGCGCGGGATTCGACCGGGCCGCGCGGAGCAGGGCGCTGA
- a CDS encoding GNAT family N-acetyltransferase: MDTKPFLLITRVADWQWHALDDDLVVGRGHAVHRPDSRWFISIDAWHEAAFDLLAEAMLAELPTPVHTLIDEADAEMRARWARVGFTVRRREWEYVVPTDPQATGLADVLPPSGVTIVPAGQADERLLRDVDRAIRDEVGAGAGWQSMPAEVIVRPAGDTIVDPAKYAVAAAPDRYLGLIRVVTVRRSRIGLLAVRGAEQRRGIGRALLAHALETLHRSGTAEAWVEVQETNRAASALFEGVGARPVSSNLELVR; the protein is encoded by the coding sequence ATGGATACCAAGCCTTTTCTGCTCATCACGCGCGTCGCGGACTGGCAGTGGCACGCGCTGGACGACGACCTCGTCGTCGGCCGGGGGCATGCCGTGCACCGGCCCGACAGCCGATGGTTCATCAGCATCGACGCCTGGCATGAGGCCGCGTTCGACCTGCTGGCCGAGGCGATGCTGGCTGAGCTGCCGACGCCGGTGCACACGCTGATCGACGAAGCCGATGCCGAGATGCGTGCCCGCTGGGCGCGCGTCGGATTCACGGTTCGGCGCCGTGAGTGGGAGTACGTGGTGCCGACCGATCCGCAGGCCACAGGGCTCGCAGATGTGCTGCCGCCTTCGGGCGTCACGATCGTGCCCGCCGGCCAGGCCGATGAGCGCCTGCTGCGGGACGTGGACCGTGCCATCCGTGACGAGGTCGGGGCGGGCGCCGGCTGGCAGTCGATGCCCGCGGAGGTGATCGTGCGGCCTGCGGGGGACACCATCGTCGATCCCGCGAAGTACGCGGTGGCCGCTGCGCCGGACCGCTATCTGGGCCTGATCCGGGTGGTGACGGTGCGGCGCTCGCGCATCGGGCTGCTCGCGGTCCGGGGCGCGGAGCAGCGGCGCGGCATCGGGCGGGCGCTGCTGGCCCATGCGCTGGAGACGTTGCACCGGTCCGGGACCGCCGAGGCCTGGGTCGAGGTGCAGGAGACCAACCGGGCGGCCTCGGCGCTGTTCGAAGGCGTCGGCGCCCGGCCCGTGAGCAGCAATCTGGAGCTGGTGCGATGA
- a CDS encoding phytanoyl-CoA dioxygenase family protein, which translates to MTAAESATETETETDPPTAELDAPYRGLSPTAAADFNRDGFAHLSGVLSPETIAHFEPVVTAEVIRLNTQHQPLSERDTYGKAFLQVSNIWRQNETVKQLVFSRRLAGIAAALLGVHAVRIYHDQALYKEPGGGITPWHADQYYWPLSSDRCATIWLPLQETPVDMGPLAFARGSHNLSYGRDLPISDESERRLKQAVAEQRFEDVVEPYALGDASFHRGWTFHHAGPNRGSVPRRVMTVIYMDADIRLAEPTNENQVNDRAWMPGTVIGQVPDSALNPVLFA; encoded by the coding sequence ATGACCGCTGCCGAATCCGCGACCGAAACCGAAACCGAGACCGACCCGCCGACCGCCGAACTGGACGCGCCGTACCGCGGCCTGTCTCCGACCGCCGCCGCCGACTTCAACCGCGACGGCTTCGCGCATCTGTCGGGCGTGCTGTCCCCGGAGACGATCGCGCACTTCGAGCCGGTGGTCACCGCCGAGGTGATCCGTCTGAACACCCAGCACCAGCCGTTGTCCGAGCGCGACACGTACGGCAAGGCGTTCCTTCAGGTGTCGAACATCTGGCGGCAGAACGAGACGGTCAAGCAGCTGGTCTTCTCCCGCCGGCTGGCCGGCATCGCCGCGGCGCTGCTGGGTGTCCACGCCGTCCGCATCTATCACGATCAGGCGCTGTACAAGGAACCCGGCGGCGGCATCACCCCCTGGCACGCCGACCAGTACTACTGGCCGCTGTCCTCCGACCGCTGCGCGACCATCTGGCTCCCGCTCCAGGAGACGCCCGTGGACATGGGCCCCCTTGCCTTCGCCCGCGGCAGCCACAACTTGTCCTACGGCCGCGACCTGCCCATCTCCGACGAGTCCGAGCGGCGCCTGAAGCAGGCCGTGGCCGAGCAGCGCTTCGAGGACGTCGTCGAGCCCTACGCCCTGGGCGACGCCAGCTTCCACCGGGGCTGGACCTTCCATCACGCCGGCCCCAACCGCGGCAGCGTCCCGCGGCGCGTGATGACGGTGATCTACATGGACGCCGACATCCGTCTGGCCGAGCCCACCAACGAGAACCAGGTGAACGACCGCGCCTGGATGCCGGGCACGGTGATCGGGCAGGTGCCGGACTCGGCGCTGAACCCGGTGTTGTTCGCCTGA
- a CDS encoding MFS transporter — MNDSAPPSDPPGTPTPPDGSPTPATPTPWAPMRDRIFRILWLAQLGSNVGSWMQTVGAQWLLVSHHSSTTLVAAVQTASLLPVMLLSLPAGVMADVLDRRRLLIYLQLAMALVAGVLAWLTAADLTTPTVLLALTFLLGCGQAFVGPAWQAIQPELVPRAQIPAAATLGSLTVNLARAVGPAVAGFLVAASGAALVFAINAVSFLFVVAAVATWHRAPQAGSGHPERALAALRAGNRYMRNAPSPRRILLRAALFVIPGSALWALLPVVASSRLALGAGGYGVLLAALGVGAVIGAFTLSWLTSHLSPNRLLAASALVFAIGTLVLGVTTNKPTVVIVMVPTGVAWLASLSTLNSALQLSLPAWVRARALAVYLLVFMGGQAIGSLLWGALASPLGITTTLVIAAALLAGTALSVRQLPLLALTGKLDRTTDAHWPDPHLVFEPDLDSGPIVVVKRYHVAPADTAEFLQAIDRVGLSRRRTGASRWGVFRDGDEAQTFVELFEVPSWQEHQDQRSIRLTGADSEFEERANRLSEPAPTVQHLLPAQDGGA, encoded by the coding sequence GTGAACGATTCCGCCCCACCCAGCGACCCGCCCGGCACCCCGACTCCCCCGGACGGTTCGCCCACCCCAGCAACCCCCACCCCCTGGGCCCCGATGCGCGACCGCATCTTCCGCATCCTCTGGCTGGCCCAGCTGGGCAGCAACGTCGGCTCCTGGATGCAGACCGTCGGCGCGCAGTGGCTGCTGGTCTCGCACCACTCCTCGACCACCCTCGTCGCGGCGGTACAAACCGCCAGCCTCCTCCCGGTCATGCTCCTCTCCCTCCCCGCCGGGGTCATGGCCGACGTGCTCGACCGTCGCCGTCTCCTGATCTACCTCCAGCTGGCGATGGCTCTGGTCGCCGGGGTGCTGGCGTGGCTGACCGCCGCCGACCTGACGACGCCCACGGTCCTGCTCGCGCTGACCTTCCTCCTCGGCTGCGGCCAGGCCTTCGTCGGCCCCGCCTGGCAGGCGATCCAGCCCGAACTGGTCCCCCGCGCGCAGATCCCGGCGGCCGCGACGCTCGGCAGCCTGACCGTCAACCTCGCCCGGGCCGTCGGACCGGCGGTCGCCGGGTTCCTGGTCGCGGCGTCCGGGGCGGCGCTCGTCTTCGCGATCAACGCGGTGTCGTTCCTGTTCGTGGTCGCGGCGGTGGCGACATGGCATCGCGCGCCGCAGGCCGGCAGCGGCCACCCCGAGCGGGCGCTGGCCGCCCTGCGCGCCGGGAACCGGTACATGCGCAACGCGCCTTCGCCGCGGCGGATTCTGCTGCGCGCGGCGTTGTTCGTCATCCCCGGCAGCGCGTTGTGGGCGCTGCTGCCGGTCGTGGCCAGCTCCCGGCTCGCGCTCGGGGCCGGCGGGTACGGCGTGCTGCTGGCGGCGTTGGGCGTCGGGGCCGTGATCGGAGCGTTCACCCTGTCCTGGCTGACCTCGCACCTGTCGCCGAACCGGCTGCTGGCGGCGTCCGCGTTGGTGTTCGCGATCGGCACGCTCGTGCTCGGCGTGACCACGAACAAGCCGACAGTGGTCATCGTCATGGTCCCCACCGGCGTCGCCTGGCTGGCCTCACTCTCGACGCTCAACTCGGCCCTGCAACTGTCGCTCCCGGCGTGGGTACGAGCACGTGCACTGGCCGTCTACCTGCTGGTGTTCATGGGCGGCCAGGCGATCGGCTCGCTCCTCTGGGGCGCCCTGGCCTCACCGCTGGGCATCACCACGACCCTGGTCATCGCGGCGGCGCTACTCGCGGGGACGGCGCTGAGCGTGCGCCAACTCCCGCTGCTGGCCCTGACCGGCAAGCTCGACCGCACCACCGACGCCCACTGGCCGGACCCGCACCTGGTGTTCGAACCCGACCTCGACAGCGGCCCCATCGTGGTGGTGAAGCGCTACCACGTCGCCCCGGCCGACACTGCCGAGTTCCTGCAGGCGATCGACCGGGTCGGCCTGTCCCGGCGGCGCACCGGAGCGTCGCGGTGGGGCGTCTTCCGCGACGGAGACGAGGCCCAGACCTTCGTCGAGCTCTTCGAGGTGCCCTCGTGGCAGGAGCACCAGGACCAGCGGTCGATCCGGCTGACCGGCGCCGACTCGGAGTTCGAGGAGCGGGCGAACCGGCTGTCGGAGCCCGCGCCGACAGTGCAACACTTGTTGCCCGCACAGGATGGGGGCGCGTAG
- the infA gene encoding translation initiation factor IF-1 produces the protein MTKNKNGIEVEGKVIECLRSAMFTVELENGHRVLAHISGKVRKNYIRINLEDRVLVELTPYDLTRGRIVFRYRN, from the coding sequence ATGACGAAGAACAAGAACGGCATCGAAGTCGAGGGCAAGGTCATCGAGTGCCTGCGCAGCGCCATGTTCACGGTGGAACTCGAGAACGGCCACCGGGTCCTGGCGCACATCAGCGGCAAGGTGCGTAAGAACTACATCAGGATCAACCTGGAGGACCGGGTCCTGGTGGAGCTCACGCCGTACGACCTGACCCGGGGGCGGATCGTTTTCCGCTACCGGAACTAG